Genomic DNA from Nocardioides aquaticus:
GCGCGAGCGGCGCCCCGACCGGACGGCGGCGGTCGACGACTACGCCGCGGTGGTCGCTTCCTGGCACGCGGCGCGGGCCGAGGCGTTCGAGCAGGCGCTGCTCGACAACGACGGGGATGCGGGCTTCCTGGTCTGGGGAGACCCGGCCTTCTACGACTCCACGATCCGGGTCGTCGAGCAGGTTCGCGCCCGCGGCAACGTGGCCTTCGAGATCGAGGTCGTCCCGGGCATCTCCAGCCTCCAGCTGCTCGCCGCCCGGCACGCGATCGTGCTCCACGAGGTCAGCGAGCCGCTCCACGTCACCACCGGCCGGCGCCTGAGCGAGGCGGTCGACGCCGGCCAGCGCAACATCGTGGTGATGCTCAACCGCGAGATCGACGTCACCGGGCTCGAGGACTGGCACATCTGGTGGGGCGGCAACCTAGGCACGCCCCACGAGGAGCTCGTCTCCGGTCGCGTCGGCGACGTGCTCGACCGGATCGAGCAGGCACGCGAACGCGCAAGAGCGGCGGCGGGCTGGGTGATGGACATCTACCTCGTACGCCAAGCCACACCGTCGCGGGAGACACAGCCGTGACCCTGCCCGACCGCGACGTGCTGCTGTGCCGCGACTGCTGCTGTGGCAGCGGGTCCAAGCACCCGCGCACCGACCACGGCGCCCAGCGAGAGGCATTGCTCGCGTGTTCGGGGGTCGACGGCGTCCGGGTGCGGGTCGTGGACTGCCTCGACCAGTGTGACCGCAGCAACGTGGTGCTCGTGCGTGACTTCACGGCCGGTCGCCGCCCGCACGACACGTGGCTGGGCGGTGTCCTCGACGCCACGGCGACCGAGCAGGTCGTCGCCTGGGTCACGGCTGGCGGCACCCTGCCCACGGAACTGAAGTCGCACTGCTTCGGGCAGGTAGCGCGCGGATGAGCGCGCTGCTGGTCGCCGGCACCACCTCCGACGCGGGCAGAGCATTGTTACGACGGGCCTGTGCCGGGCGTTCGCCAGGCGCGGGATCTCCGTGGCGCCGTTCAAGTCGCAGAACATGAGCAACAACTCGATGGTCACCCGCGACGGCGCCGAGATCGGCCGCGCGCAATGGGTGCAGGCGCTCGCGGCGCGCGCCGAGCCCGAGGCCGCGATGAACCCGGTGCTGCTCAAGCCGGGCAGCGACCAGCGCAGCCACGTCGTCGTGATGGGCCGGCCCGCGGGCGAGGTCACCTCGCGCGACTTCGTCGACGGCCGGCGTCACCTCGCCGCCGCGGCGTACGCAGCGTTCGACGACCTCTCCTCCCGGTTCGACCTGGTCGTCGCGGAAGGTGCCGGCAGCCCCGCTGAGATCAACCTGCGGCAGAGCGACTACGTGAATATGGGGCTGGCCCGGCACGCGGACCTCCCGGTCGTCGTGGTCGGGGACATCGACCGCGGGGGCGTGTTCGCGGCGATGTTCGGCACCATCGCCCTGCTGGAGCCGGCTGACCAGCGGCTGGTGGTGGGCTTCGTGGTCAACAAGTTCCGCGGTGATGAGTCCCTGCTCGCGCCGGGACTTCGCTCACTGGAGAAGCTGACCGGACGCCGGGTGTTCGGCACCCTGCCGTGGCGACCCGACCTGTGGCTGGACTCCGAGGATGCGCTCGACCTGGCGGGACGGCGAGCCGGTGACGGCGCCGCGCTCAGGGTCGCGGTCGTGCGGTTGCCCCGGGTCAGCAACTTCACCGACGTCGACGCACTCGGGCTCGAGCCGGGGCTCGACGTCGTCTTCGTCACCGACCCGCGCGCGCTGAGTGACGCCGACCTCGTGGTGCTGCCCGGCACACGCTCGACCATCGCCGACCTCGCCTGGCTGCGCGCGCGGGGGCTTGACCGGGCCATCCTCGCCCACGCTGGGCATGGTCGACCGGTGCTCGGCATCTGCGGCGGCTTCCAGATGCTTGGGCACGAGATCGCCGATCCTCAGGGCGTCGAAGGTGCAGCCGGCGCCGTCGTCGAGGGGCTCGGACTCCTCGACGTACGCACGGAGTTCGCCGCCGAGAAGGTGCTGCGGCTCCCGGTCGGTGACGGACTGGGCGCCCCGGCGACGGGTTACGAGATCCACCACGGGATGATCGTGCGTGGCTCCGGAGAGGAGTTCCTCGGTGGAGCCCGGTGCGGGGCCGTCTTCGGGACCATGTGGCACGGCAGCCTGGAGGGCGACCTGTTCCGGTCGGCGTTCCTGGCCGAGGTCGCTGCCGCAGCCGGTCGGGTGTGGTCGCCGAGCGCGGTCAGCTTCGCTGCGGCGCGTGAGCGCCGGCTCGACCTGCTCGGCGATCTCGTCGAGCAGCACCTCGACGTGGACGCCCTGCTGGCTCTGGCTCGCGACGGTGCTCCGGACCTGCGGGTGCTCCCGCCGGGGGTGATGTCGTGACCGTCCTCCTGCTCGGCGGCACCGGGGAGGCCCGGGACTTCGCGGCCGCCCTCGTCGCGGACGGCGTGGCCGTCGTGTCGTCGCTGGCCGGTCGGGTGAACCGTCCGCGGCTGCCCGTGGGCGAGGTCCGGTCAGGTGGCTTCGGGGGTGCCGACGGTCTGCGGAAGTGGGCGCGGGAGAACCACGTGACGGCGGTCGTGGACGCCACCCATCCCTTCGCCGCCACGATCTCGGCCAACGCTGCCGAGGCCTGCAGCGGGACGCTGCCGCTGCTTCGGTTGCAACGACCCGGCTGGTCCTCGCGCCCCGGTGCGTCGGCCTGGCACTGGGTCGACGACCACGCCGAGGCGGCGGCTGTGACTGCTGGCCTGGGCGCGCGGCCGTTCCTGACGATCGGCCGCCAGTCGCTGGGCCACTTCGTGACGCCACTCGCCGAGGCTGGTGTGCTGGCGCGGGTGGTGGACCCGCCGGAGATCGCATTGCCCTTGGTCTGGCGCGTCGTGCTCGGACGTGGGCCCTACACGCTCGAGGGGGAGCAGACGGCGATGCGCGAGCACCGCGCCGACGTCCTCGTCACCAAGGACTCGGGAGGCGCTCACACCGAGGCCAAGCTGGACGCTGCCGAGATCCTCGGCGTGCCTGTCGTCGTCGTCAGCCGCCCGGCCCCACCGGCGGGGGTCGAGACCGTCGACGACGTCGATGCTGCGGTGAACTGGGTGCGGGGCCGGCGATGAAGGTGCTGGTCACGGGCGGGGTCCGCTCCGGCAAGTCACGCCACGCGGAGGGGCTGCTCGATGCCTACCCTGTGGTCACGTACGTCGCTCCCGGCCCGACCATCGACGAGGACCCCGACCCCGACTGGGCGGAGCGCATCGCCGCGCACCGGTCTCGACGGCCCGCGACTTGGACCACCCTGGAGAGCCGTGACCTCGCCGCCGCGCTGACCACACCGGGGCCGGTGCTCGTCGACTGCCTCGGCACCTGGCTCACCGCCGTCCTCGACCGCGAGCAGGCCTGGGAGCGTCCGGGTCCGCAGGTGCATGAACTGGTCGAGAACTACATCTCCGCCGCGGTCGCCGAGCTCCGGCGGGCGACCGGACCCGTGGTGCTGGTGACCAACGAGGTCGGGCTTGGGGTGGTGCCGGCGCACCGCTCGGGTCGGCTGTACCGCGACCTGCTGGGCCTCACCAACCAGCGACTCGGGGTGGACTGCGACGAGGTGCACCTGGTGGTCGCCGGATGCGTGTTGGTGCTCTGAGCCCTGCCTGGCTACCGGCGCCGGCGAAGGCGCCGCCCTCCGCAGGCCAGCGCGAGCAGCACCGCCACGACCGCTGACGCCGTGTCGACGCGCCGGGCCAGGTCCAGCGCCCGGGCCACGTCGTACGGCTCGGGCGGGCGGACGGATCCGAGCACCTGGCGGTGCTCGACCCGATCGCCGTAGGTGTTCGCCCCGCCGAGCTGCAGGCCGAGCGCCCCGGCGAACGAGGCCTCGACCGGGCCGGCGTTGGGGCTGGGGTAGCCGGCGGCGTCGCGCCGCCACGCCTCGAGGGCCCCCCGCGGGTCTGGCCCGAGTGCCGCGGCGAGGAGGGCGGTCAGCCGGGCACCGGGGAGGTTGAGCAGGTCGTCGAGCCTGGCGGAGGCCCAGCCGAACTCCTCGTAGCGCTGGTTGTGGTGGCCGACCATCGCGTCGAGGGTGTTCGCTGCCCGGTAGCCGAGGAGCCCGGGTACGCCGGCCAGGCCACCGAGCACCAGCGGGGCGACGACGGCGTCGGACGTGTTCTCGGCGACTGACTCGACGACCGCACGTGCGATCTCGTCGGCGTCGAGGGTGCGTGTGTCACGACCGACGAGGTGGGTGAGCTGTCGGCGCGCCTCTGGCAGCCGACCCTGCTCCAGCAGCGCCGACACCGCCCGCCCCTCGCGTTCCAGCGAGGCTCCGCCGAGCACGACCCAGGTCGAGGTGGCGGTGACGACGACGTGCAGCGCGGGTCGACCCAGGGTGAGGCGCTCGACGACCAGCCCGACGGTGACCGTGGCCCCGACGAGCACGCCGTCGTGGAGAACACCCCGCGCCCGTGTCGGCCGATAGAAGCGGGACTCCAGGGCGGCAGCGATTGTGCCGAACCCGGCGACCGGGTGGAAGCATCGGGGGTCGGCCACGAAGCGGTCGGCGACGACGCCGAGTGCCAGGCCGGCGGCCCGCGAGAGCGCACGGCTCATGCGAGCCCCACCACCAGGGCGGCCAGGCAGAGCTCGATTGCCGCCCCGTACACATCCCCGGTCACGCCTCCGAAGCGGAGCACGGCCCGCCGCACGAGAACCAGGACGACGACGACAGCTACCCCGGCCGCGATTGGCGCTCGCCACCAGTCACCCCCGGTCCACGCGACGAGTCCGGTGATGACGCACGTGACCGACATCCACCCCAGCACCGTCGCGAAGCGGGTGACCGCTCCGGCGTAGTCGCCGCCCAGCCCGTCGGGACGGGCACCCGGGACACCGGCCGCGCACGTCAGCAGCAGCGCGCAGCGCGAGGCACAGACGAGGGCACCGGCCAGGACCGCGCTCTCCGGCGAGGCGATGATCGAGGCGAACGCAGCGGCCTGCAGCCCCAGCACGAGGAGCACGGCCGCACCACCGGCCGGGCCCGAGGTACCCGTGCGCATCACGGCCAGCGACCGTTCGCGGTCGTAGGACGCCGTCAGCCCGTCGGCGGTGTCCGACAGGCCGTCCACGTGGAAGGCCCGGCTGCCCAGCACGAGCGCCCCGACGCACAGGAGCCCGATGACGAGGGGGGGCAGACCGGCCGCCCGCCCGAGCCCGCCGACGGCCGCGACCGCGAGCCCGAGCGGAAGCACGGCTAAGGGGGCCAGCAGTATCGCCGCGCGGGCGACGGAACGGTCGACGAACCGTGGGGGAGCGACGCGCACCACGGTCAGCATCCCGACGGCGAGCCGCCAGCCGTCACGCATCCGGCATGAGCTCCGAGAGCATGGCAACGTCGCGGAGCACGGCGACGGCACTGCGCAGCACGGGCACGGCGCTCACGGCCCCGCTGCCCTCGCCCAACCGCATGCCGAGGTCGAGCACGGGCTCGAGGCCCAGCTTGGACAACGCCAGCGACTGCGCGGGCTCGGTGGACCGGTGCCCAGCCGCGAACCAGGCCACAGCGCCGGGGGCGATCCGCTCCGCGGTCAGCGCGCAGGCCACCGACATCAGGCCGTCTAGCAGCACCGGCACTCCCGCCGTGGCGGCCTCGACGAGGTAGCCCGTGCTCGCCGCCAGATCGGCACTGCCGAGGGTAGCCAGCGTGGCCATCGGGTCGTCGGTGCGGCCGCGGGTCCGGCCAAGTGCCTGGTCAATCACCTGCTCCTTGCCGGCCAGCCCAGCATCGTCGACACCGGTGCCCCGGCCGGTGACCTCCGAGGCCGGGAGGCCGAGCGCGGCAGCGATGATGGCTGCCGCCGGGGTGGTGTTGCCGATGCCCATGTCGCCGCTGAGCAACAGCTGGGCGCCGGCCGCGATCTCCTCGCGCGCTACGGTCCGGCCGATTTCGAACGCCTGTGTCGTCTGCTCGACGGTGAGCGCGTCTTCCAGGTGGATGGCGCCGCTGCCGCGGGTCACCTTGTGGGCGATGACCTCGGACGGCACGTCGGTGAGGTCGTCGTCGACACCCAGGTCGAGCACCCGCACGTGCACGTCGTGCGCAGCGGCCAGGGCCGAGACCCCGGCACGACCGGCCACGAAGGTGCGCACCATGGCAGCGGTGATAGCTGGTGGGTACGCCGAGACGCCGTGGGCGGCGACGCCGTGGTCGCCCGCGAAGATGACCAGCCGGATGTTGTCGAGAGGGGACGGCGGGACCACGCCCTGGGCGCTGGCCAGCCAGACCCCGAGGTCGCCGAGACGTCCCAGCGCACCGGGTGGTGTGGCCAGCCCGGCGAGCCGGTCTTGCGCGAGGGACTGGGTCTCGCGGCTCGGGGGCTGCACCGGCTTCGGTGCCAGGTGTGGGGTCACAGGCTGGCGGCTAGCTTGCGGCGCTCAGCGTCGGCTAGGTCACGTTGGTGGAGCGACCGTGTCAGCCCGACGAGCGCCACACCGATGACGCCCCACATGGTGGCCTGGGTGAGGATCGCAGCCCGGCGGAAGTACCAGAGGGTGTCGGCGGGGAAGTCGCCGAGCTCGTTGATCGTCGGGAGCAGCTGCCCTGCGACGACGGTGACCACTAGGAAGAGGGCACCGCCGGCCAGCACGGCGACGTACGCACCTCGATCAGACCAGAGCCGGTTGGCCAGGACCACCGAGGCGACCGCGACGGCGACCGAGATCAGCAGGTAGAGGAAGTAGAGCCCCGTGCGGCTGCCGATGGTTTCGGTGTTCCCGACCGCGGGCGGGGACGCGGGGTATTTCAGGAACGGGACTATGGCGACGGAGACGAAGCCGAGGAAGGCTACGAGCGCCGTGGACTGGCCCGGGGTGAGTCGGCCCAGGCGTCCGACGACCCCGGCCGAGACGAGGGCGACGAGGCCTCCGAGAGCGGCGCCGACGCCCAGCGAGCCAGTCACCAGTCCCCAGGTGCGTTGGGTGTGCCGGGAGACGACCGTGCTCTCATCCTCGTGGGAGTGGCCGGCCTCCTCGCCGTCGTGGGAGTGGGTCTCCTCGGC
This window encodes:
- a CDS encoding bifunctional adenosylcobinamide kinase/adenosylcobinamide-phosphate guanylyltransferase, coding for MKVLVTGGVRSGKSRHAEGLLDAYPVVTYVAPGPTIDEDPDPDWAERIAAHRSRRPATWTTLESRDLAAALTTPGPVLVDCLGTWLTAVLDREQAWERPGPQVHELVENYISAAVAELRRATGPVVLVTNEVGLGVVPAHRSGRLYRDLLGLTNQRLGVDCDEVHLVVAGCVLVL
- the cobT gene encoding nicotinate-nucleotide--dimethylbenzimidazole phosphoribosyltransferase, which gives rise to MTPHLAPKPVQPPSRETQSLAQDRLAGLATPPGALGRLGDLGVWLASAQGVVPPSPLDNIRLVIFAGDHGVAAHGVSAYPPAITAAMVRTFVAGRAGVSALAAAHDVHVRVLDLGVDDDLTDVPSEVIAHKVTRGSGAIHLEDALTVEQTTQAFEIGRTVAREEIAAGAQLLLSGDMGIGNTTPAAAIIAAALGLPASEVTGRGTGVDDAGLAGKEQVIDQALGRTRGRTDDPMATLATLGSADLAASTGYLVEAATAGVPVLLDGLMSVACALTAERIAPGAVAWFAAGHRSTEPAQSLALSKLGLEPVLDLGMRLGEGSGAVSAVPVLRSAVAVLRDVAMLSELMPDA
- the cobF gene encoding precorrin-6A synthase (deacetylating), whose product is MADGGRRVRLIGVGPGDPDQVTFEAVRAMREVAFFVVADKSPRGGMPDPLVNARERLLDRHLDASPVIVRVEDPERERRPDRTAAVDDYAAVVASWHAARAEAFEQALLDNDGDAGFLVWGDPAFYDSTIRVVEQVRARGNVAFEIEVVPGISSLQLLAARHAIVLHEVSEPLHVTTGRRLSEAVDAGQRNIVVMLNREIDVTGLEDWHIWWGGNLGTPHEELVSGRVGDVLDRIEQARERARAAAGWVMDIYLVRQATPSRETQP
- a CDS encoding cobalamin biosynthesis protein, whose product is MSRALSRAAGLALGVVADRFVADPRCFHPVAGFGTIAAALESRFYRPTRARGVLHDGVLVGATVTVGLVVERLTLGRPALHVVVTATSTWVVLGGASLEREGRAVSALLEQGRLPEARRQLTHLVGRDTRTLDADEIARAVVESVAENTSDAVVAPLVLGGLAGVPGLLGYRAANTLDAMVGHHNQRYEEFGWASARLDDLLNLPGARLTALLAAALGPDPRGALEAWRRDAAGYPSPNAGPVEASFAGALGLQLGGANTYGDRVEHRQVLGSVRPPEPYDVARALDLARRVDTASAVVAVLLALACGGRRLRRRR
- a CDS encoding adenosylcobinamide-GDP ribazoletransferase, translating into MRDGWRLAVGMLTVVRVAPPRFVDRSVARAAILLAPLAVLPLGLAVAAVGGLGRAAGLPPLVIGLLCVGALVLGSRAFHVDGLSDTADGLTASYDRERSLAVMRTGTSGPAGGAAVLLVLGLQAAAFASIIASPESAVLAGALVCASRCALLLTCAAGVPGARPDGLGGDYAGAVTRFATVLGWMSVTCVITGLVAWTGGDWWRAPIAAGVAVVVVLVLVRRAVLRFGGVTGDVYGAAIELCLAALVVGLA
- a CDS encoding cobalt-precorrin-6A reductase, with the translated sequence MTVLLLGGTGEARDFAAALVADGVAVVSSLAGRVNRPRLPVGEVRSGGFGGADGLRKWARENHVTAVVDATHPFAATISANAAEACSGTLPLLRLQRPGWSSRPGASAWHWVDDHAEAAAVTAGLGARPFLTIGRQSLGHFVTPLAEAGVLARVVDPPEIALPLVWRVVLGRGPYTLEGEQTAMREHRADVLVTKDSGGAHTEAKLDAAEILGVPVVVVSRPAPPAGVETVDDVDAAVNWVRGRR
- a CDS encoding CbtA family protein, which codes for MTARTFLVRGLLAGLIAGLAAFGVAYFVAEPHVQTAIELEEAGAAAAPADTAEETHSHDGEEAGHSHEDESTVVSRHTQRTWGLVTGSLGVGAALGGLVALVSAGVVGRLGRLTPGQSTALVAFLGFVSVAIVPFLKYPASPPAVGNTETIGSRTGLYFLYLLISVAVAVASVVLANRLWSDRGAYVAVLAGGALFLVVTVVAGQLLPTINELGDFPADTLWYFRRAAILTQATMWGVIGVALVGLTRSLHQRDLADAERRKLAASL